GCCTGTACGAGGCCCAGGCCCGCCGGGCCGAAGCCGACGAGGACGAGTCGGACCACGACGCGGCCCTGCTGGCCAGCCATCTGCCCCAGCCTGCTGCCCATGGCGCGACCCTCTGAGCGGGGAAAGACGCGATGACCCTGAACCCTTCCGAGATCCCCGAGTTTCAACTGCAGCGCAACGCCCTGGGCCGGCTGGTCTACACCGGTGCCGACGGCGTGGCCCACGAGGGCATCACCCCGGTGCGGGCCTTCCCGCTGTCGGCGCCCGACGAGGGCGTTTCCCTGGTGGCCACCACCGGGCAGGAACTGGCCTGGCTGCCCCGCCTGTCCCAGGTGCCGCAGGCCCAGCGGGCGCTGCTGGAGGAGGAACTGGCCGGCCGTGAGTTCATGCCGGTGGTCCAGCGCCTGCGCAGCGTCTCCACCTTCTCCACCCCCAGCACCTGGACGGTGGACACCGACCGGGGGCCCGCCACCCTGGTGCTCAAGGTGGAGGAGGACATCCGCCGCCTGCCTCAGCGCGGCCGTCTGCTGATCACCAGCGCCCACGGCATCGTCTTCCTGGTGCCCGATCTCAACGCCCTGGACCGCCATTCCAAGCGCCTGCTGGAACGGTTCCTGTAACGGCACGGGGTTTTCCCTGTCATTCGCTGCCGACAATCTCGTCGGCAGGGGCTGCTTTTGCTTGACAAATGTCTGGTGCCAAGAAAAGTGAGGGCTTTCTGCTCCTTTCTTTTCTCCTTGGCGTGCCGATGTCACACAGCACACTGAGTGCGTTGCTCTGTCGTCATGCCTGTACCCGCTTGGGTATCTGGGTGTGTGCCTCGGTCCCGGTGTCTGTGCCAGGACATCCAGAAAAAGGAAGCAGTCATGTTCCGATCCCTGACATTCAAGAAGAAGATCCTCGCCTTGGGCGGCACCGCGGTGCTGGCCATGGTGCTGATGGCCGTGCTGGCCCTCAACCTGGTTTCGCGCTACATCGAGGACGGCCGTCGCGCCGAACTGGTGGCGGTGGTGCGCGCGGCCCAGTCGCAGATCGATGGTTTCCGCGCCAAGGCCCAGGCCGGCAAGATGAGCGAGGCCGATGCCCAGGAGGCCGCCAAGGATGCGCTGCGCTCGATCCGCTACGGCGACAGTGGCAAGGACTATGTCTACATCTGGGATCTGGAGGGTCGCTCGGTGATGCATCCCTTCAAGCCGGAGTGGGCAGGGCAGTCCATGCTCGGCAAGATCCCCGATGGCGCAGGGGGCGATCTGATTGGCCGATTGGTCCAAGGGGTCAAGGACAGCAAGGACGGCACTGCCTTCGTGCTGGCCATGTTCCCCCGTCCCGGCCAGACCGTGGCGGTCGACAAGCTGCAGTACGTGTCCAAGATCGAGGGCTGGAACTGGCTGGTCGGCTCCGGCCTGTACATGGATGATCTGGCCGCCCAGGTGCGTTCGGCCGCCCTGCAGGCCGGAGCGCTGCTGCTGGTGCTGCTGGCGGTGGTGGGCGCGGTGGCCTACGGCGTGGGCCGCAGCGTGCTGAACCAGATCGGCGGCGACCCGGCCGATGCCCAGCGCGCCATGGACGAGGTGGCCCAGGGCAATCTGGCGGTGGCCCTGCCGCCGGCCGACAAGGGCAGCCTGATCGGAGCGCTGCACACCATGGTGGCTTCGCTGCGCGACACGGTGACCCAGGTGCACCAGTCGGTCGAGAGCATCTCGGTGGCCTCCCGCGAGATCGCCACCGGCAACGCCGACCTGAGCGCCCGCACCGAGCAGACCGCGTCCAACCTGCAGGAGACGGCCAGTTCGATGGAGCAGCTGACCGGCACCGTGCGCCAGAGCGCCGATGCGGCCCGCACCGCCAATCAGCTGGCGTCGTCCGCTGCCGGCGTGGCGGAAGAGGGCGGCCGGGTGGTCAACGATGTCGTGCACACCATGAACGACATCAACCACGCCAGCCAGAAGATCGCCGACATCATCGGCGTCATCGACGGCATCGCCTTCCAGACCAACATCCTGGCCCTGAACGCGGCGGTGGAGGCCGCGCGGGCCGGCGAGCAGGGCCGCGGCTTTGCCGTCGTGGCCGGCGAGGTGCGCAGCCTGGCCCAGCGCAGCGCAGAGGCCGCCAAGGAGATCAAGACCCTGATCGGCGCCAGCGTCGAGAAGGTGGAAACCGGTGCGCGCCTGGTGGGCCAGGCCGGCAGCACCATGGGCGAGATCGTCTCCTCCGTGCGCCGGGTGACCGACGTGGTGGGCGAGATCACCGCGGCGGCGGCCGAGCAGAGCCAGGGCATCGGCGAGGTCAACCTGGCCGTCACCAACCTCGACCAGATGACGCAGCAGAACGCCGCGCTGGTGGAAGAGTCGGCCGCGGCGGCCGAGAGCCTGCGCGAGCAGGCCCACCGTCTGTCCGAGGTGGTCAGCCGCTTCCGCCTGGGCCACGAGGCCGCGCCGCGTCCGGCCGCCGCCGCCCCGGTGGCCCCGGCCAAGCCGCATCAGTTCGCGGCGCCGAGCCCCCAGAAGCCGGTGGCCAGCGCCGCCAAGCCGGGGGTCCGGGCGGCCGTCAAACCGGTGGTCAAGCCGGTCGCGCCCGCGGCGACGCCGGTCCGCCCGGTCGAAGCCCCGGTCATGGCCTCGGCCGCAGCCGAGGACGGCGACTGGACCTCGTTCTGACACTCTGAGCGGGCAGGCGGGGCCAGACGGTCCCGTGCTCCCAGGTCCCGCCCCCGTGGGCCTGGGCTATGCTGGCTGCGGATCGCCCTGATGCCGCAGCCATGACCGTTTCCGACCCCACCTCGTCCGCCCCGCAGGGCCGTCCGGCCGATGTTCTGACGGCCCGCCTGGGCCGCCCCGACGAGGGCTGGCGGCGTCGGCTCTACACCGTCATCTTCGAGGCCGACACCCGGGCCGGCCGGGCCTTCGACCTGACGCTGATCGGCCTGATCCTGCTGAGCATCGGCGTGGTGATGGCCGACAGCGTGGTGGAGATCCGGGCGCGCCACGGCACCCTGCTGACGGTGCTGGAGTGGACCCTGACCCTGCTCTTCACGGCCGAGTACCTGGCGCGCCTGCTGTGTGTGCGCCACCCGCTGCGCTATGCGCGCAGCTTCTACGGCGTGATCGACCTGCTGGCGGTGCTGCCCACCTACCTGGCGGTGCTGGTGCCGGGGCTGCACGCGCTGATCGACGTGCGGGTGCTGCGCCTGCTGCGCATCTTCCGGATCCTCAAGCTCGGGGCCTATGTGGCCGAGTACGGCGCCCTGGGGGCGGCCCTGTGGGCCACCCGGCGCAAGATCCTGGTCTTCCTGACCTTCGTGCTGATGGTGGCCGTGGTGCTGGGCACCCTGATGTACGTTGTCGAGGGGCCGGCCAACGGCTTCACCAGCATCCCGGTGTCGATCTACTGGGCCATCACCACGGTCACCACCGTGGGCTTCGGGGACATCACGCCCAAGACCGATCTGGGGCGGCTGATCTCATCGATGATGATGCTGTTGGGCTGGGGCACGCTGGCGGTGCCCACCGGCATCGTCAGCGCGGAATTCGCGGCGCGTCGCGGCCAGGAGCCGACCACGCGCCACTGCCCCGACTGCCTCAGCGAGGGCCACCTGCCTTCGGCCCGTTATTGCCGCGATTGCGGGGCCCGCCTGCCCCCTTGGCAGCGCGATCCGTCCTGAACGGCGGCCGGTCGCCGTCGCGGCGGCCTTCCCGCGGTCCCCGGCTGTCCGGGCGCGGGCCGCGGCCCTCGTGGCGCATCTCGCGCGGCGGGGCTTCGGCCGCTTCCTGGCGGGCCTGGGCCAGCGTGGCCTGCAGTTGCTCGGGCGTCAGGCCCTTGAGCGCGCAGAAGTTCGCCTCGGTCAGCGTGGTCTTCTCGAAGTCGCGCAGCAGGTGGGCGCGGTCGCGCCGGGCCTGGTCCTCCTCGGCACGCCGGGCCTGGGTGATGGCGCGGCGCCGGGCCAGCTCGTCCAGGGCGGCCTGGCGGTGCTCGTCACTGACCGGGTCGGTGGGCTGGCCGTCCAGGTCCAGCCGGTGGCTGGCGCGGCTCAGGGCGATCAGGTAGCCGGTGCCACCGGTGTGGCGGCGCAGGAAGGCCGACAGCACGGCCTTGGTGAACACGCCGGGCGCCCGCGCCTGGATGTCGGCCTGCACGCGCAGCTTGAGCGGCTTGGGTGCGCCCGCGAACAGGGCCGGAAAGCGCTGCTTGAGCTGCTCGGCGCATTCGGCAGCACTCATCGCCGGCGCGGCGGCCACAGGGGCGGCCGGAGCCTCGGGTGCGGCCGCGACCGGGGTGTCCGCGACCGTGTCGCTGGGGGCCGGTGCAGCGGCAGAAGGGGCCAGGGCATCGGCCTCGGGCGGGGTCGGCTGGTCCGCCGCGGGCGGCGTGGGCATCGAGGTCATGGACATCGGGAAAAGAAGGACGAAGGCGTGATTGTGCCCATCCCGCCGGGCGCGGTCGAATGGGGGCCCTGCCGCCCGGCCCGGCGCCAGCGGTTCAGGGGGCCCGGACCTGGCCCAGGCGGGCCAACTTGGCTGCGTAGAGCGAGCGGTCCGCCGGGGTGTCGCCCAGCTCGGCGGCGCGCTGCAGATGGCGCCGTGCCTCGGGCAGGTCGCCCAGGGCCAGGTAGGCCTGGGCCAGCCAGGCCTGGGCTTCCAGGAAGTTCGGGTTGCGGTCGATCTCCTGCTGCATCTCGTCGCGGGTGCGGGGCCAGTTGCCGGCGCGTGCGGCCAGCAGGCCCTCCCGGTAGTGGGTGAAGGGGGCCAGGCTCTGCAGCCGGGCCAGCCGCGCCTGCACCGGCTGGGCCGCCTCGGGCCGCCCCTGGGCCTGCAGCAGCGCCACCAGGTTGCCCATCACCCGGGTGTCGTCCGGGGCCAGGTCCAGGGCCAGGCGCCAGGTCTGCTCCGCTGCGGTCGGCAATCCGCGGCGCTGGTAGACCACGCCCAGGGTGTTGAGGCTGGCGCTGCGCCGGGGCTCGGTGCGCACCGCCGCCCGGGCCCAGGCATAGGCCTCGTCCAGCCGGCCTTCCACCAAGGCCTCGGCCGCCCGGTTGTTCTGGTACATCGCGACGAGGGTGGTCTCGCCCACCCGGCGGGTGCGGTAGCCGCGCGCCCGGTCGCTGGGCAGGAAGTCCACCACCCGGGCCTGGCTCTCATCGCCCAGCAGCACGCCGGCGCGCTGGCCCAGCACCAGGTTGACATGGCCGCTGGCCACGATGAAGTCGCCCGACAGGCCCCAGCTGTCCTCGCCCAGCACCTCCTGGAAGCTGACCGACAGGCCCAGGTCGCGCGCCAGCGTGGCCGAGAGGATGACCAGGGACAGGCAGTTGCCGGCCCGGTCGCGGAAGGATTCGGCCGCGGTGCGGGTGTGGGCGGCGTCGTAGTCGAGCTTCAGGTAGCGCTGGCTGCGCAGGGCCTGGTAGAGGCCCTCCTGCCGACCTTCCATGTGCAGCAGCACGCTCAGGTCGCTGCGCAGGAAGTGGCGCATCTCCGGGGTCAGGGCGAAGAGGTCGCGGGCGCTGGTGTCCACGGCCACCGGTGCGAAGGCGGCATCCTCCCAGGGAGGGGAGGGGGGCGGGGCGGCTGGCTGGGATGCGCAACCGGCCAGGCCGACGCTGCCGGCCAGCAGCATGGCCCGCGCCGCCGCGGTGAGCCGGACGCGACCGTCCGGGCAGGCAAAGGACAGCCTCATGGTGTGCTCCTGCCGCGCCCGCCCTGTGCGGGCCGGACCATCGTAGGCCCCGGCCGTCCGGTGCGCAATCGGGGCGCCGCCCCGAGGTGTCAGCCGAAGGTGACCAGCACCGCGCTGTCGGTGGCGAACTCGGCCCAGGCCGGTGTTCCCGGTCGCAGGGTCGTTGCCTCGGCGTTCGGCACCGTGGCCTCCAGCGTCAGGCCGCCGCCCAGCTGCAGGGTGCAGGCGGTGTGGGTGCGTCCGGGCTGCAAGGCCATGAGCGTGCCGGCCAACCGGTTGCGGCCGGCCTGGCGCCGGGGCGCCTTTGCACGCAGCTGCACCCAGGGGGCCTTGACCAGGGCATAGAGTTCGTCGCCGACCTTGAGCGCCATCGACTTGGCCGAGGCCGGGGTGATGGTGGCCACGAACACATCGCCCTGGCCCAGGTCCAGGGCCACGTCCACCAGGCCGCCCCGGTCCGTCAGGCCCTGCACACGACAGGCCAGCTGGTTGCGCGCGCTGGTGCGCATGCTCATGCGGCGGATCAGCGTGCGCAGGGCCGGTGCATCGCCTTCCGCGGGCACCCCGGGCAGGCGGTCGAGGATGTCCTGCTGCGAACTCTCCATGGCGCGGTACAGGGCCACCAGCTGGCGCGCGTAGTCGGTCAGTCGGGTGCCACCGCCGCCCGCGCCGCCGGTGGCGCGCACCACCAGGGGCTCGGGCGCATGCTGGTTCATGGTGTCCAGCGCATCCCAGGCGGCCTTGTAGGACAGGGGCACCTCGCGCGCGGCCCGGTTGAGGGAGCCGACCCGGTCGATGGCCTCCAGCAGGCGGATGCGGCTTTCGCTGAGCACCGCGCCCAGCGGCGTCTGCAGCGAGATGCTGCCCTTCAGGGGCGGCTTGGCCGCAGGGCGGGCGGAACGTCGGGAAGAGGCCATGGGGATCGGGGATCTGTGCAAGCGTGCTCAGGGTTGGTCCGGCTGGTGAGGTGCAGGGCCTGGGCGCAGTCTAGCGGGCCGGGCCTGGCATCAAACCTGCTCAGCCCGTGCGACAGCACAAGACAGGAGGCACGCATGATCACCGCCGCGATGTTGGGATCCATCGAAGAGGCCGGCGCGGCCGTGCTGACGCTGACCGAGGGGTTGGAAGAGGGCGAGCTGCTGGGCTCGCGCCTGACCCGGGGTGAGGTGACGCGTCAGCTGGGCGTGCTGGCCGCCATGCTGCGCGACCTGCCGGGCAGTGCCGCCCAGGCCATGCCCGAGATCGACTGGGCCGGCTGGCGCGGCATGGGCATCGCCCTGCGCAACGAGGGCCCGGCGCGCGATGAGGCCCTGTGGTTCGGCGTGCGCTCGCTGGTGCCGGCCACGCTGAGCTGGTTGCGGGTGTACCGCCAGTCCCAGCCCGAGCTGTTCCGCTTCGCGGCCTGAGTCCGGGCCGGTCGGCATACCGGCCTCATCCGGGGCGGCTGCCGTCCATGCTGGCCAGCAGGCTGGCGATCACCTCGCCGCCCACGCTGGCCTGCGGGTCCAGTCGGGTGATCTGGTCCAGCAGGGCACGGGCTTCGTCCGGGCGGGCGCTGCGCACCGCGATGAAGGCCAGGGCCTTGAGCGTGAACAGCCAGAAGCGCGGTGCCCCGGTGCCGGCAAAGTCGGCGCAGCCGGGCGTCACCGCCCGCCAGTCGGCGGACAGGCCGGCCTGCCGGGCGGCCTCGGCCAGTCCCAGCCGGGCGGCTTTCTCGGCCAGGGTGAACTCGCGCCGGCCGGCGTGGCACTTGTAGAGCAGGTAGTAGACCGACAGGGCCTGCGGGGCGCAGGCCTGGGCGGCCCACAGCAACGGGGGGATCTCTTCGCGCGGGGCCTGCTGGGCCTGGGTCAGCAGGGGGCGCACGGTGGCGGGCGGCTCGCCACCGAACAACTCGTCGGCCGCCTCGCCTGTGAACAGGTTCATCACGTTCTCCTGGGATGCCCTCCCACCAAGCAGATTGGGTGCCATCGCGCGTGCCCAGAGGCGAGTCGGGGGCGTGGTACGACATGCCGCGTCGAATAGCCGACAAACCACACAGCCCCCGGCCGGCCGGGGCGGGAAGGGATGTGGCGGAAGGCCATGATGACCACGTGGTCTTGTCGGAAATCCGCATCAGATCAAGGACTTGCGAGATTTCCGCGGAGAGGCTTCAGGTTGGCACGCGGGTTGCGATTTGGGGCTTGAACAGCCCACGGGAGTCGCAACGATGGAAACCGCCAAGCCGATCTATCTGGACTACGCAGCCACCACGCCGGTGGACCCGCGGGTGGTCCAGGCCATGGTCCCCTACCTGTACGAACAGTTCGGCAACCCGGCCTCGCGCAGCCACGCCTACGGCTGGGCCGCCGAAGAGGCGGTGGAGATCGCCCGGGAGCATGTGGCCGCGCTGATCGGCGCCGACCCGCGTGAGATCGTCTGGACCAGCGGCGCGACCGAGTCCGACAACCTCGCCATCAAGGGCGTGGCCCAGTTCCATAAGGCCAAGGGCAGGCACCTGATCACGGTGCAGACCGAGCACAAGGCCGTGCTGGACACCATGCGAGAACTGGAGCGCGAGGGCTTCGAGGTCAGCTACCTGCCGGTGCAGTCCAATGGACTGCTGGACCTGGCGGTGCTGGAGGCGGCGATGCGTCCGGACACCCTCCTCGTCTCCGTGATGGCCGTCAACAACGAGATCGGCGTGGTGCAGGACATCGACGCCATCGGCCGGCTCTGCCGCAGCAAGGGCGTGCTGTTCCATGTGGACGCGGCCCAGGCCACCGGCAAGATCCCGCTGGACATGCACAGCCAGTGCGTGGACCTGATGAGCCTGTCGGCCCACAAGAGCTACGGCCCCAAGGGCATCGGTGCGCTGTACGTGCGGCGCAAGCCCCGGGTGCGCATCGAGGCCCAGATGCACGGCGGCGGCCATGAGCGCGGCATGCGCTCGGGCACGCTGCCCACGCACCAGATCGTCGGCATGGGCGAGGCCTACCGCCTGGCCAAGGAGCACATGGCCAGCGAGAACGAGCGCATCCGGGCGCTGCGCGACCGGCTGATGGCCAAGCTGGCCGACATCCCCGAGGTCATCGTGAATGGCGACCTGACCCGGCGCATCCCGCACAACCTGAACATGAGCTTCACCTTCGTCGAAGGCGAGTCGTTGCTGATGGGCATCAAGGGCGTGGCGGTGTCCTCGGGCTCGGCCTGCACCTCGGCCAGCCTGGAGCCGAGTTACGTGCTGCGCGCCCTGGGCCTGTCCGACGAGGTGGCGCACAGCTCGATCCGCTTCTCGATGGGGCGCTTCACCACCGAACAGGACATCGACCGTGCCGCCGCCCAGGTGCGCGAGACGGTGGAGCGCCTGCGCGGCCTGAGCCCCCTGTGGGACATGCACCAGGCCGGCATCGACCTCAACTCGGTCCAGTGGGCCGAGCACTGACCCGACCTTCACCTCTTTCAGGAGCACCCCATGGCATACAGCGACAAAGTCATCGACCACTACGAGAACCCGCGCAATGTGGGCGGCTTCGAAACCGCCGATGAAGGCGTCGGCACCGGCATGGTCGGTGCGCCGGCCTGCGGTGACGTGATGAAGCTGCAGATCAAGGTCAACCCCGCCACCGGCGTGATCGAGGATGCCCGCTTCAAGACCTACGGCTGCGGCTCGGCCATCGCCTCGAGCTCGCTGGTGACCGAATGGGTCAAGGGCAAGACGCTGGACCAGGCGCTGGAGATCAAGAACACCC
This sequence is a window from Ideonella dechloratans. Protein-coding genes within it:
- a CDS encoding TOBE domain-containing protein, encoding MASSRRSARPAAKPPLKGSISLQTPLGAVLSESRIRLLEAIDRVGSLNRAAREVPLSYKAAWDALDTMNQHAPEPLVVRATGGAGGGGTRLTDYARQLVALYRAMESSQQDILDRLPGVPAEGDAPALRTLIRRMSMRTSARNQLACRVQGLTDRGGLVDVALDLGQGDVFVATITPASAKSMALKVGDELYALVKAPWVQLRAKAPRRQAGRNRLAGTLMALQPGRTHTACTLQLGGGLTLEATVPNAEATTLRPGTPAWAEFATDSAVLVTFG
- a CDS encoding IscS subfamily cysteine desulfurase; this translates as METAKPIYLDYAATTPVDPRVVQAMVPYLYEQFGNPASRSHAYGWAAEEAVEIAREHVAALIGADPREIVWTSGATESDNLAIKGVAQFHKAKGRHLITVQTEHKAVLDTMRELEREGFEVSYLPVQSNGLLDLAVLEAAMRPDTLLVSVMAVNNEIGVVQDIDAIGRLCRSKGVLFHVDAAQATGKIPLDMHSQCVDLMSLSAHKSYGPKGIGALYVRRKPRVRIEAQMHGGGHERGMRSGTLPTHQIVGMGEAYRLAKEHMASENERIRALRDRLMAKLADIPEVIVNGDLTRRIPHNLNMSFTFVEGESLLMGIKGVAVSSGSACTSASLEPSYVLRALGLSDEVAHSSIRFSMGRFTTEQDIDRAAAQVRETVERLRGLSPLWDMHQAGIDLNSVQWAEH
- a CDS encoding tetratricopeptide repeat protein, with translation MRLSFACPDGRVRLTAAARAMLLAGSVGLAGCASQPAAPPPSPPWEDAAFAPVAVDTSARDLFALTPEMRHFLRSDLSVLLHMEGRQEGLYQALRSQRYLKLDYDAAHTRTAAESFRDRAGNCLSLVILSATLARDLGLSVSFQEVLGEDSWGLSGDFIVASGHVNLVLGQRAGVLLGDESQARVVDFLPSDRARGYRTRRVGETTLVAMYQNNRAAEALVEGRLDEAYAWARAAVRTEPRRSASLNTLGVVYQRRGLPTAAEQTWRLALDLAPDDTRVMGNLVALLQAQGRPEAAQPVQARLARLQSLAPFTHYREGLLAARAGNWPRTRDEMQQEIDRNPNFLEAQAWLAQAYLALGDLPEARRHLQRAAELGDTPADRSLYAAKLARLGQVRAP
- a CDS encoding methyl-accepting chemotaxis protein, which codes for MFRSLTFKKKILALGGTAVLAMVLMAVLALNLVSRYIEDGRRAELVAVVRAAQSQIDGFRAKAQAGKMSEADAQEAAKDALRSIRYGDSGKDYVYIWDLEGRSVMHPFKPEWAGQSMLGKIPDGAGGDLIGRLVQGVKDSKDGTAFVLAMFPRPGQTVAVDKLQYVSKIEGWNWLVGSGLYMDDLAAQVRSAALQAGALLLVLLAVVGAVAYGVGRSVLNQIGGDPADAQRAMDEVAQGNLAVALPPADKGSLIGALHTMVASLRDTVTQVHQSVESISVASREIATGNADLSARTEQTASNLQETASSMEQLTGTVRQSADAARTANQLASSAAGVAEEGGRVVNDVVHTMNDINHASQKIADIIGVIDGIAFQTNILALNAAVEAARAGEQGRGFAVVAGEVRSLAQRSAEAAKEIKTLIGASVEKVETGARLVGQAGSTMGEIVSSVRRVTDVVGEITAAAAEQSQGIGEVNLAVTNLDQMTQQNAALVEESAAAAESLREQAHRLSEVVSRFRLGHEAAPRPAAAAPVAPAKPHQFAAPSPQKPVASAAKPGVRAAVKPVVKPVAPAATPVRPVEAPVMASAAAEDGDWTSF
- a CDS encoding cyanophycin metabolism-associated DUF1854 family protein, whose translation is MTLNPSEIPEFQLQRNALGRLVYTGADGVAHEGITPVRAFPLSAPDEGVSLVATTGQELAWLPRLSQVPQAQRALLEEELAGREFMPVVQRLRSVSTFSTPSTWTVDTDRGPATLVLKVEEDIRRLPQRGRLLITSAHGIVFLVPDLNALDRHSKRLLERFL
- the iscU gene encoding Fe-S cluster assembly scaffold IscU; the protein is MAYSDKVIDHYENPRNVGGFETADEGVGTGMVGAPACGDVMKLQIKVNPATGVIEDARFKTYGCGSAIASSSLVTEWVKGKTLDQALEIKNTQIAEELALPPVKIHCSILAEDAIKAAVNDYRSKSGTGTLEQPACAPANA
- a CDS encoding ion transporter, which codes for MTVSDPTSSAPQGRPADVLTARLGRPDEGWRRRLYTVIFEADTRAGRAFDLTLIGLILLSIGVVMADSVVEIRARHGTLLTVLEWTLTLLFTAEYLARLLCVRHPLRYARSFYGVIDLLAVLPTYLAVLVPGLHALIDVRVLRLLRIFRILKLGAYVAEYGALGAALWATRRKILVFLTFVLMVAVVLGTLMYVVEGPANGFTSIPVSIYWAITTVTTVGFGDITPKTDLGRLISSMMMLLGWGTLAVPTGIVSAEFAARRGQEPTTRHCPDCLSEGHLPSARYCRDCGARLPPWQRDPS
- a CDS encoding ProQ/FINO family protein encodes the protein MTSMPTPPAADQPTPPEADALAPSAAAPAPSDTVADTPVAAAPEAPAAPVAAAPAMSAAECAEQLKQRFPALFAGAPKPLKLRVQADIQARAPGVFTKAVLSAFLRRHTGGTGYLIALSRASHRLDLDGQPTDPVSDEHRQAALDELARRRAITQARRAEEDQARRDRAHLLRDFEKTTLTEANFCALKGLTPEQLQATLAQARQEAAEAPPREMRHEGRGPRPDSRGPREGRRDGDRPPFRTDRAAKGAGGPRNRGNNGPKAGGPR